The Pyrenophora tritici-repentis strain M4 chromosome 9, whole genome shotgun sequence sequence AAAACGAGGGTTTTTTTGACACACAAAGGCCGTCGTCGCTTCCATCAAACTATGTAGCTCTGACTctttctttctctttctttctctttctttctttctttctttcttgCTTGCTTGCTGGTACCTTTACTCTGACACACGGGAATGTACCCGCCATGTTTCTTTGCAAGAAGATAGATGCTCTAGAAGCGTCTAAACGAAACAGTCTCCATTGCAAAACACAGAGTGGGTCTGCGATGGTTTTGCTCACACGCCGTGGGTGGCGTCGCTGCATTTTGTTTCTCTCTCCCACGATGccgacgacaacgacaacgaTGTGGCCATCACGGTTTCTCCATCACGCATGGCTTTGGAATTTCCGCTTCGGGCATGGTGTATAGCGGCACCTTCCACGGAACTTCGGCAGCCTCGTCGACAAAGTACCGaaacccccccccccccccaatCAAGCAACACCATTTTTGGATAAATGTCTCCACCGCCCACGCTCCCGAGGGCTAGAATGCGCCGCAGCCGCAGCCTTTTGTTCCTAGAATGCAAATGTTTTTTCTTCTGGACCGGAAAGGGCCCTCCAAAGTTCAAGAAGTAGCCAGACTCGTCCATTTTGTCCCACCGATCGCCGTTCTCCCGGTCTGGCGCTTGGCATCACAGTCCACCTAACCCCCCAAAGTGGATACAGTAGACGTCCTCGGAACGGATGTGGAGTTTGGCGCTAGGTTGGATTCCGCGGAGTCGAGTCACCTGGTATATTTGATGGCCTGATGCTGTTTTGGATGAAAAAAAACTGCCAGCGACTTTGCTTTCAGCGCACGTTGCACGGACTACAAAGGTCTGTTTGCCAGGTATGTTCTGTATTTGCAAGTTCATATCATTATTTTTCTCTGCTACCCTCCAGAgactactactactactaccaCCATTCGGACAACGCCTTGAAAAATGCAAATATGACGATCTTTACGGCCAATGGTTTTTTTTCTGGTCATGTACAACGCCGGCAGACACTCGATAATAATATACACCCAAAAGCTGGGAAAGACATAAAAGTCTGGAAGAGGTCGTCTCAGCAAAACGACCCCATTTCGAGTCCAAAAACGCCAGGAATGCAACTCCAATGGTTTAATAGTCTAACAACTTCAGATTCCCATCGTCTTTAGCGGAATATGCCCCTCGAGCTGTGGCATTATCTCAAGTATCTTCGGGTCGATGGTCCAGTTGTTTAGGTCGGCAACAGTACTCTCGTACAGAGGCGTCATCCGGCTGTATCCCGTCTCAATGTCCCAGTAGTGGCACGCGTCATCCGCATATGGCCATGTGATACCGATCAGACCGACGAGGTGGATGACGTTGTATTCTTGACGGTGCTGGTAGAGCAGCTGGCGCACTTGAGGCCTGTCAAGGTATTAGCAAGAGTACGCGACCAGGAAAATAAGCTGGAGAACATACCAGGGAACCAGATCAACCAACATATCGTACGGCGACGCTTCCTGCTTTCCAACCTGCGGCCTCAACCAATCCGGAGTGTTGTTTATCGTCTGTTGACTAGGCCATATAAGATACTGGAGACATGTTAGCCAAAACTCGACCCAAGGACACAAATTCGAGCGCAACACTTACCCGCATTACTTTGGTGAGCAGCCATGTGGATGCAAGTCTAACGGGCATAGATGCAGTTGGAAGCAACCGGTTTACTGTCCGAGCGCACCAAGTCGAAACAGGTTGCGCATCCTGCGGATCCAGGAAACACAGCAACACCGTGTCGACGTCAATCTCCGATCTTCCGAATATCTGCTCCTCGTTCCATCCGCTCGCGATCAGATCCCGTTTCGTTCTCTGGTAAAATGCGCAGTCGAACCCAAATTTGTTGAGCGCGTTGGTCGATGCTTCCACGGTGTGTGGGGCCGGGTTCGTGGGTATGGCACCTTCAACAACAGCGTTGTCATGCGAATAGGCTAGCGAGGAATGGCTGTGTTCTCGACTGGGGGTCTGTCAGTTATCTGATCGTCCGATCGATGCGGGACGAAAGTACCTCTCTTGTCGCGAAGACTCGCCATACGATGATGTCCCCATGTGGTGAGAGGCGCCCACGAAAGGCTCGCTGCTCGGCGTGCCAAAGGAATCGCCATCTGGAAGTGCTGGTGTTGGCCCCAAGGACTCCTGATTTCCTGTCAAACGCGTCCCACCGGAAGCCGGGACACCGCTTACCGAAAGAGCCTTTTTAATATCCTCGGCGGAATGGTGTGCGAAACCGTTTCTCTCGAGCTCGGATGCCCAGCTCGCTGCCGACACTCTATCCGGAGCCATGGCCAGCAACGACACAATGGATTTCATATCCTCCAACTCCTTGGCAAGCCGCCGCACATGGGCCCGCAGTTGGGTCGTCGTCTTGCCATCTTCGGCCACGTCGTAGACACATGTGAGGTTCTTTGATTGGCAAGTGTTGCATTTTGGCCTCACGCCGTCACACTGTGTCATGTGTCAGCTGTGCCCCACTACGGCGTTTCCTAATCCACATCATCACGAACCTTTGACTTTCGTTTCCTGCAGCTCTCACATGCTATGGATGTGATTTTGCCGCGAGGGGTTCGGAGTGCGTAGGTGCCGGCAATGGGAGAATGATGCTGTCCCCGAGCGTTTGCTAGGGCGCCCCCTAGACCCTGCTTGGGTGCCAGCGGGGCTTTGTGATTTGCAGCGGCGGACGCTGCCTGTGGGCGAATCACAAGGTTGGTTCGGTTGGTATCAAGGTGGAGAGATCCTTGGCCTTCATCCCATTCGGAGGGCTCCTGGCTGATACAAAATGTCAGCAATCAAAATTCCTAATCGTCATTGTCATCGGCGTCTTGTTTCCGAACTATGATTTCGGTAGACCGGGCGGTCCCGGTCGTTTTGTGCGTCGTCGCGCTGATGCGTCTAGATTGCGCATCTTATCCGGTTGAGGTCTTCGTTCAATAATGCGCGCCGTTGATGATGGTGCTCAGGACCCCGCGCAAGCTGCCCAAAGATTCTCGCGTCCCGAAACTGGAGCCGACACGGCAGAAGGAACCTTGGAAATGTGCAAATGGACGTGTCATGATTGTGACCCAACGGATCCACAAGCTGGATCAAATTACCGCAATGGTAAGCCATGTAACGGACTCGTTTTTTCGTGTGTCTCAAGTGAGCAT is a genomic window containing:
- a CDS encoding Zn-clus multi-domain protein, whose product is MLAFMPAQSSNSSPGLNYWYGSGGSLPDALEGLPPNSSNPRLMRRASEAVVQASGIQIQEPSEWDEGQGSLHLDTNRTNLVIRPQAASAAANHKAPLAPKQGLGGALANARGQHHSPIAGTYALRTPRGKITSIACESCRKRKSKCDGVRPKCNTCQSKNLTCVYDVAEDGKTTTQLRAHVRRLAKELEDMKSIVSLLAMAPDRVSAASWASELERNGFAHHSAEDIKKALSESLGPTPALPDGDSFGTPSSEPFVGASHHMGTSSYGESSRQESREHSHSSLAYSHDNAVVEGAIPTNPAPHTVEASTNALNKFGFDCAFYQRTKRDLIASGWNEEQIFGRSEIDVDTVLLCFLDPQDAQPVSTWCARTVNRLLPTASMPVRLASTWLLTKVMRYLIWPSQQTINNTPDWLRPQVGKQEASPYDMLVDLVPWPQVRQLLYQHRQEYNVIHLVGLIGITWPYADDACHYWDIETGYSRMTPLYESTVADLNNWTIDPKILEIMPQLEGHIPLKTMGI